TGGTTTTCATGGCATGGCTTCTAGCTCCTCATTAGTTATTAAGCTTTTGGCATATTTCATTACCGCTGCCTATGCTGAACTGaaaggaaaataataaatgaatgtccGCTACATTCTATTTAAAACTTGCCAAAGACCAAATTATAGACGCTAAGAAGCACGGCTGCACACTCATGATGCTCGAAACACTGGCAATGATTTGACTAATGAATGGGAGTAAGAACATTAAGTTAATATAGAGTTTAATAACTAGATGTATAAAATCAGttcaaaatttgttaagaGTTGCACGCGAAACTTATACTATGCGCCGAATAACTAACAActattaacaatattttaaaaaattataatatacaaataaagatCTTTTAAAATTAAGAACCATGTTtgtaatatattaaatattttggaaTTACCAACACTGTTTCTGCAGGTTTTGTGGCAATCGAATAAAAACTAAcggaaatattttcaaatcaattgtTTATTGAACACACTTTAGAAACTTAGCAACTTATGGATGATATTGTCCATTGTCAATGTCGCCGGCTTCCGACTGAGCGGCAGTGCCAAACGTGCGCCTCCTGCTGGGCCCCAATAGCAGCATGCTCCGCTGCAATACGCTCATATGCGCTCAAATGTTTTTGGGTTGCATAATTGACGGCAGCGCTGCCATGGGGAGCAGCTGCGAGCGACTGCAAGTGGAATggaaatatcaaataaaattgtgcACAATGTACAATTTGCAAGAGATTGGCTCGCGACGTGCAGGTAGCATTGAGACTcgcatttaaaattgattcATCTCTCGGCCATACTCACCGCTTGGCCTGGTGGTGTGGCTGGCGTGCTCTTGCGCAATGCGATTATAGGCAGCAAAGTGCTTGCGCTTGGCCGCCTTGACGGCTTCGCTGTCCTCCAGCTGATGACTCAGCTGCGGATGGAAGCCATTCTCATCGGCCACGTACTGAACGGTGCGCACCTGATTCTTGGGATCCACATAGGAGAAGCGCCGCGTATACGCCCGAACCATCGGACACCTCTGTATGCTGGCGATCTACATGACCAGGGCGCACGTCCCGCCTGGTAGCTGAAACACATACGGATTAGCTGGCGCATGTGGGCTCTGGTGTGGTGGCCAGCTGCAGGTGCGACCACATCCGCGCGACTGGCGCCCAATGGCGCAACGACCTTGCAACATTCAACCggaaatgttgttgttatttatgcgCTCAATAACTATCTTTGTCTATGGCTTACCAATATGAGGAAATTGCTTCATGCTGTcggttttttgtttctctattttttttttaaacgtgtgtctgtttgttgAACTGCGTTGGGAAACTGAAAACCTGTAGCGAATTTTTGTGAGTCGTAGTCGTCGAAACCGAAAAAACTTGTCTGGCTCTCAGTGCTTTAGCTTCTCAGATtcgctttttatatatacgcCAATCAAAGCTTTAAAGTcaaaacttgttttgttttttctatttttttttttttcaattttgcatTCATAAACAAGACAATTCGACTTTAATGTTGAATTTAATGTCTTTTGTAATACCCCAGATAAGCAAGCTTTGCTGTTCTACGAAAAACACCCAAGTTCCTCTAATACTAGAATCTCTTAATGTCATATATTCTTAAAATTCGCAAGCTTGAAGTTGTGTGCTCAAATCTCTCTTGGAAATAGTTCATGATGAAACTTTTGCTTTCAACCAGAAAAAATTGACATTTTAGTgagttaaataatttttggaaGTAAAAAAacgatattaaaatataataccaGTTATAGCAAAACATGAAACTAAAcagttttaataatatatttaagaatttaaataCCTAAAATAGTTGGTAACTTAGATAAAAAGGAATTATGcaataaatatcgaaaatcaAACGAGCTTATTTTTGCTATTAACTTTACAAACAGGAATAAATACGCTTATCAAAACCacttaaaacaagtaaaaagTATATTGCCGACGGATTCCTTGAACGAGTTGTAAA
The sequence above is drawn from the Drosophila virilis strain 15010-1051.87 unplaced genomic scaffold, Dvir_AGI_RSII-ME tig00000011, whole genome shotgun sequence genome and encodes:
- the Cpr57A gene encoding LOW QUALITY PROTEIN: cuticle protein 16.8 (The sequence of the model RefSeq protein was modified relative to this genomic sequence to represent the inferred CDS: inserted 4 bases in 2 codons; deleted 3 bases in 3 codons) translates to MLQGRCAIGRQSRGCGRTCSWPPHQSPHAPANPYVFSYQAGRAPGHVDRQHTEVSDGSGVYAAXFSYVDPKNQVRTVQYVADENGFHPQLSHQLEDSEAVKAAKRKHFAAYNRIAQEHASHTPGQASLAAAPHGSAAVNYATQKHLSAYERIAAEHAAIGAQQEAHXFGTAAQSEAGDIDNGQYHP